TCCCAGAGCTGAGGTAAAAATTCTATAATAATATGTTCCGTTGTTAAAATTCACATCGCAAAGGTAAAAATATTTTTTAAATGAAACGAAATTTCTTTTCTAAATTATATATAGATGGGATGAATTGTTTTTTTTGAGGATGGGTTTTTATATATTTCTATTGATCTTAAAAAAAATAATCATCGCCTGTTAATTTGACGGATAAATAAAATCGGTTTCCTCTTCTTTCATTTTAATGGGTCGGATTTCAATGGTTGCTGACGGAACGTATTCAAACTCCGGGTTCTCTTTCGCTATTTCAATGGCCTCATCCATAGTGTTGGCACGAATATGATAATATCCTACGTGAACTTCCTTATTAGGATCTACAGGGGTCTTAACCCAAGCTTCATTGTCTTTGGAAAGTATAAAACCTTCACGAATGATTGGCTGTGCCGCTATAAGCATGTTTTCATTTTTGAGCCGTGTAATATAGACTTCACATTTTTTTATAAATGCCAGATGTTCATTAGCAGAAAGAGCCATCTTTGCATCTCCGGCATTACGGATATAAAACATAAATTCTTTCATATTGTGTTTTTTTAATCCTCAAAAATAAAAAAAAGAACACATCTTATGATATGTTCTTTTTTTTAAATATTCTTAAAATAGATTATTTTTTCTCTGTAGATCTTTGTAAAACCTCATCTACCATTCCGTAGCCTTTAGCTTCTTCAGAAGTCATCCAGTAATCTCTGTCAGAAGATTTCTCTACCCATTCATACGTTTGACCTGAGTGATGACCGATGATTTCATAAAGCTCCTGCTTTAATTTCAGCATCTCTCTTAAGTTGATCTCCATATCAGAAGCAACCCCCTGAGCACCTCCTGAAGGCTGGTGAATCATAACTCTTGAGTGCTTAAGTGCAGAACGTTTTCCTTTTTCTCCTGCAACTAATAATACAGCTCCCATTGAAGCAGCCATACCTGTACAGATAGTTGCTACATCAGGCTTAATGATCTGCATCGTATCATAAATACCTAGACCTGCATATACACTACCACCAGGAGAGTTGATATAGATCTGAATATCTTTTGACGGATCCGCACTTTCTAAGAATAAAAGCTGAGCCGTAACGATGTTTGCTACCTGATCATCAATACCTGTTCCCAGGAAGATAATTCTGTCCATCATCAGACGGGAGAAAACGTCCATCTGAGCAACGTTCAATCTTCTTTCTTCCATGATGTACGGAGTAAGATTGGTTGGGCCATACATTCCCATATACTGATCGGTAACCAAACCGTTGTTTCCTAAATGCTTTACAGAGAAATCTCTGAATTCTTTTTTAATGTCCATATTTCTATTATGTATTATTTTTTAAATATTCTCAAGGTTTAAATTACAATATTTATTCCTAAAATTTTATAGGACTTTTTGTCACAGAATACCCGAAGAAATCTGACTTCAAGTTATCTTTTTCTACCATAGATTCCTTTGATAGGTGAATATTCAATGATATTACTCAATCGCATGGAAGCCTGTTTCAATAACGTAATTTTCTTGATAAGCTCATAGTACTTTCCTTCATCAGTATCCCTGTATATATCTAGCTCTTTATCTGTTTCTGTGATTAAATAATCAATATATCTGTATTTGTGCAGCAAAACATCACCCTGAATCTGATCTGCCACTTTATCACCATAATTAGGAGGATAAATATTTCTGGAAGCCCAGTTTTCAAGCTCATCCAAAGGAATCAAAGCATCTACAACCTTTGTGGTAATCTCTTCATCCATAAAAGATACAAAAAAGTTTCCACTTCTAAGCTCATCTTTCTGAATACCTTCCCTTACCTGAGTGATAATAATCTCATTTCCTTTGACTAAAAATGCATATTGTTCTTCTTCAAAATGATGAAGAATTTCCTCAATTACTGTAATCTGATATTCTTCCCCCTGTTCATTTCTACGTTTCAGAATAATATCTCCAAATGCCAGCATGTGTTCAACAAGTTTATTCTCCATGAACAATACATCATACAAAAATGGATCTTCTTTTTCCTGATCCAAAGGAACAACCTCCATCTTCGGAGCTGCTGTTTTTTCCTTCTGTTGCTGCTGAACATGATGCGTCTGATTCTGTGTGATCTGCTTCTGAACATCCAGTTCATTGAAAAGGCTCTGCTCAGAAAGTCCGAATTTATTAGAAACCTCTTTAAGATAAACCTCTCTTTTCAGTGCATTTTGTACAAAGGAAACAGATTTCACAATATCCCTAATGGCTTCTGCCTTTTTAATTGGATCGTTACCGATATCTTTTAACAGGATTTCCGCTTTAAAGTCGATGAAATCCATTGCTTCATTTTCGATGTACTTTTCCACATATTCCTGCGGATGTTTTCTCGCGAAAGAATCGGGGTCATCTCCATCCGGGAAAAGAAGAACACGGATGTTCATTCCTTCCGTCAACAGCATATCAATACTTCGGAAACTGGCTTTGATACCGGCATTATCACCATCAAAAAGAATCGTTACGTTTTCCGTAAGCCTTTTAATCAGTTTAATCTGCTCTGTAGTTAAAGAAGTTCCGGAACTTGCAACAACATTTTCAATTCCGGACATATGAAGCGAAATCACATCCATATATCCCTCTACCAAAAGACAGCCGTTCTTTCTGGAAATAGCCTGTTTACTTTGGTTTAATCCATAAAGAACGTTAGATTTATGGTAGATCTCTGTTTCCGGTGAATTGAGGTATTTTGCTGTTTTGACATTATTCTTAAGAATCCTTGCTCCAAAACCTAAAACCCTGCCGGAAAAACTGTGAATAGGGAAAATTACCCTTTCTCTGAATCGGTCTACTCCCGCAGGGGTATTCTCGGGGAAAATAGAAAGTCCTGACCTTTCAAGAATTTCTTTCGTATATCCTTTCTCCAGAGCATAAGTTGTAAAAGCATTCTTTTTCTCAGGAGAATACCCAAGCTGAAACTTTTTGATAATATCATCTTTCAACTCTCTTTCTTTGAAATAAGAAAGCCCTATGCTTCTGCCTTCATGATCATCCCAAAGGATCTCCTGAAAATAAGTATTGGCCACCTCATGGATCTTATATAAAAGATCTTTTTCCGTCTGGGCATTTTTCGCTTCTTCAGAAATTTCACGGAGATCTTCTTCAATTTCAATTCCATATTTTTTTGCCGCGTGGCGAAGTGCCTCAGGATAAGTAAAGTTCTCAATTTCCATAAGGAAAGAGATCGCCGTTCCTCCTTTTCCTGTTGAGAAATCCTTCCAGATCTGTTTGCTTGGTGAAACAACAAAACTTGGAGACTTTTCCTCATGAAACGGACTGAGTCCTTTATAGTTAGACCCTGCTCTTTTCAACTGCACGTATTCACCCACAATCTCTTCAACGCGGATCGTGGAGAATATCTTATCAATGGTCTGTTTGGAAATCATGCTGTAAAATTAAGAAATTACTTTTTCAATGCTAAACTTAAATTTTCAAAATGGACATAGTTTTCTGCCAAAACCTTATTTTTGAAGTTTATATTTTAATTTTATACTTTCAATGGCTAACGATCATAAAACATTCAACATTTATAATCCTTCTAAAAATTTTGTCTGGACAAGATCAAGGATTATTTGGGTATTAATGATCTTTTCTTTGGTTTCCATTTTTTTTGTATTGAACATTTTAAAAATTCCTGAAAAGCAGATTCCGCAATGGCTAGGATGTAGTATTTTTACTCCAATGATACTTGGTTTTCTAGTATATATGATTAATATTTGGTTTCCAGAAGAGCTAAAAGGTAAGATTGATGGTAAACTTATTTTTGAAATAGATAAAATTACCATAAACAATGAAATTTTATTTACAAAGGATATTAAAAGAATTCAAATATCAATAAGTGATTACAAGAAAAAATTTATTCGCTACAATCAGTTTGACGGTGCTTTTTCACAAGGGTGCAAAAATGAATTAATTATCATTCTTTTAAATAATCAAAAAAAATCTTGTTTCTTTCAAATACAACAACCTAAAGAAACATTACAAATGGTCAATCAACTAGATCATTATACAAAAATGGGCTTATTGACAAAGGAAGAAGAAAATAACATATTAAATTATAATTGGTAAAATGCAATTTAAAATAAAACAAATCGAAGACTGGCAGGAAGTTGTTGACAGCATCATTCCCCAACTAAAACATAATATTCTTTTATTAAAGGGAAACCTGGGAGCAGGAAAAACGACATTTACTCAGTTTTTGCTTAAAAATATGGGTAGTAAAGATGAAGTAAACTCACCCACTTATTCTATTGTGAATGAATACAATACTGAAAAAGGAAAAGTTTATCATTTTGATCTTTACCGCTTAAAAAACATTGAAGAAGTGTATGATATTGGAATTGAAGAATACCTTGACAATTCTTTTTTATGCATTATCGAATGGCCGGAAGTGTATGAAGAGGAGCTTTACGGGCTTAACTACCACACAATGAGTATTGTGAACACGGGTGAAAACAGAGAAATTTCATTCGATTAAATATTATGTATCTTTGCTTCTTAATTGAGTGTAAAAAAACAATCTGTAAGACATAATTTAATTTAAGGATGAGTACAAATATTTTTACTCCTTTCACAGAAGAAGAATTAATGCCGAAAGAGGAAAAATTGGAGGTTATAAAGAAAGGAAAACAGTTCAGTATTGGAATTCCTAAAGAAACCTGTCTCAACGAGAGGAGAACCTGCATTACTCCTGACGCCGTACAGGTATTGGTAGAGCATGGCCATGAGATCATTATTGAAGCAGGAGCCGGAGAAGGTTCATTCTTTACAGATTTACAATATTCCGAATCTGGAGCAAAGATCACCAATGATCCTAAAGAAGCTTTCGGGCAGGATCTTATCCTAAAAGTCAATCCTCCTACAGAAGATGAGATTGAGTACATGAAACCTAATACTTATCTGGTTTCGGCACTTCAGATCAATCTTAGAGATAAGGAATATTTCTTAAAGCTTGCAGAGAAAAAAATTAATGCCATTGCTTTTGAATTTATTGTTGATGAGTACAAACAATTGGCTTTGGTAAGATTAATCGGGGAAATTGCAGGAACTGTTTCTATTTTATATGCTTCGGAATTGTTAGCCTTATCAAATGGATTAATGCTTGGAGGTATTACAGGAGTAAGACCTGCTGAAGTAGTTGTTCTGGGTGCTGGTATTGTAGGAGAATTTGCTACGAAAGCCGCAATAGGCCTGGGAGCCAGTGTAAAGGTTTTCGACAACTCTTTATCCAAACTGAGAAGACTTCATACGATTGTAGACAGCCGTGTACCGACTTCTATTATTGATCCTAAAGAACTCAGCAAAAGCTTAAGACGTGCTGATGTAGTGATTGGGGCACTTCCAAGATTGAATATGACGCCTATCGTTACAGAAGATATGGTCATGAAAATGAAAAAGGGCAGTGTAATCATTGATATTACCATAGACAACGGTAAAGTGATTGAAACCTCAGAACTCACTACCATGGAAGATCCTTATGTCATCAAACACGGTGTCATTCACTGCGGACTTCCGAACCTTACTTCAAGAATGCCAAGAACTACCACTAAGGCCATCTCGAATTTTTTCCTTTCCTACATTTTAAATTATGACGAAGAAGGCGGCTTTGAAAACATGCTGATCCGCAAAAACGAAATGAAGCAGAGCTTATATATGTACAAAGGAAGACATACCAAAAAGATCATCTGCGACCGTTTCGGACTTACGTACCACGATATCAATCTTTTAATTTTCTAATGAAGAAACTGAAATTTTATGCAATAGGCTTCGTTCCGGGGCTTTTGATCGTATTTTTTATTTTAAACAAAAAAGGAGCAAGCTGCAGCGGGTATTTACCCAACAGCCGCGTAATTGCTGAAAGCCTTTCCAAAGAATTCAAATATTCTGAAGAAGCTAAAAATGCAATGACTGCCTATAAGGTTGATGAAAAATTTATAAAAGACAGCATCATTACCAACGGAAAAGTAGATTTTGACCGCAGCCATGCACAGAAGAAACCATGTCCGGATTATCTGATCACCTATCCTGAAAAAAATCCGTCTTACGAGATCTCTTTTGAAAAATGTGAGGAGACTGTAACGGTAAAAGACCTTAAGAAACTTAAATAGTTTTCAAAAATAAACCATGGAAGGCAATTACTACATGATTCATGATTATCTGATATTCATCGGAGTTTTTGCCATTTTCCTGTTTCTGACCGTTAGCATTTATCTTTTCAGCCAGAATCAGAAGCTGAAACAGAGAAATACCAAGTTATCAGAAACGAACAAACTTATTGAGCAACGCCTTAATGAAGTTCGTCTGGAGCATATCGGGACAAAGCTGAATCCGCATTTGTTTAAAAATATTCTTAATTCGGTGCAGTCTCATGCTTATCAGACGTATATGTCACTGGATAAGCTCGCGAATGTACTGGATTATATTTTGTATGAAAGCAACAATAAATATGTAAGCCCGAAAGAAGAGCTTAATTTCGCGTTAAGTCTTATTGAGATCAATAAAATTAAGATCAATCCACTTTTTGACTTCAGAATCAAATCAAGGATTAATAAATCTGATGCGCTGTATGAAGAAAAGGTATTTGCTCCACTAATCTCTGTAGATCTTATAGAAAATGCCTTCAAACATACGGATTTTCTGGCTCAGGATTCTTTTATTTCCATTTATATGGAGCTTGAAAACGGTATTTTCACCATGAAAGTCAGCAATAAAGCTTCTCTGAAAAATATTCTGGAAAAAGAGAAAAGCGGTTTTGGAAGCCAGTCTTTTGATCAGAGGCTTAAAATGATTTACAGTACCTATTATCAGCTGGAAAGGAGTTCAAAAAACGGAATCTTTACGGCAGAATTAAAAATCAATTTAGGGGAATTCTATGATAAAATGCGTTATTCTGGATGATGAATTACTGGCTATCAGTTATTTGAAACTTCTATGTGAGCAGATTGACAATGTAGAAGTGGTAAAAGCCTTCAATGATCCTAAAATTTTTCTGAACGAAATAGATAGTCTCGACTGCAATCTGTGTATTCTGGATATTGAAATGCCCGGAATGACAGGGCTTCAGGTGGCTGAAATTATTTCAGGTTCCAAAAAGATCATCTTTACCACCGCTTATAAAGAATATGCCGCAGAAGCTTTTGACTTAAATGTGGTAGATTATGTAAGGAAGCCCATTAAAAAAGAAAGATTAATCCAAGCCTTCGAAAAAGCTAAAGAACTGGTAGAAGATCCTCCTAAAAAGACCTTTATTGAATGGAATACCAATATTGGGAAAACGGTTATTTTCACAGAACAGATTTCTTATATTAAAACCTCTGAGATTGACAGCAGAGATAAAGATATTATCCTCAGCGATGGTACTACCATAGTATTAAAAAACCTGAATTTTAAAAACCTTCTGGAAATGCTTCCTGCAAAAGATTTTGCTCAGGTCAACAAAAAAGAGATCATTGCACTTTCATTCATTAAAGTATTTTCAACCAACGAAATTATCACTACTATTCCTACGGAAGACCACACTTTTTTAAAGCTTCAGATTGGAGATGCTTATAAAAATTCACTAATGGAGCTATTCGGGAAATAGGTCTTTTTCAAAACTTTCCGGTTTCGTTACAGAATATAAGCCCTTTGTTACAACTCCTGTTTTTCGGTATTTAATCCGTTTAATTTTGCATGGAATTAATTGATTTTATAATGAAAAATTGTTTCTATGCTGCAGGACTTCTCATATCCGGCTTATGTTTCTCTCAGGAAAATTCTTCAAAATTGAAAGTCTCTTTTTTTGACGGAATAGTAGTAGCCGGATATGTAGACCATGGTGCTTACCTCAACTTTACAGGTCCTAATGTAAATCTTACCTGCAAAAACATAAAATTTATTGTAGGAATGCTTCCTTCCCTGAGAATTAAAGAAGACCACTCTTCAGGAACCAAAAACAGTCCCATTATGCCCACACTGGGAGCAGGATTAACGGTGGTTTATAAAAAGATTGCCTTTCAAATCCCTGCCTATTACAATGCTAAAACGGCAGATCAGAATGGGAACTGGAGAATAGGCTTTGGACTCGGCTATTCATTCAAATAACTTTTATTACATTTTTTAGAACCTTCATTACATTTTAAAAAAAAGAGTATTTAACATAACTATATTCTTATCAACTTTGCATAAAATATTGGAATCATGAATTTGGGGAAATACAAAAATTTAATTTTCTACATTACTACCATCGCAGTCTTCTCTTGTCTGATGTATTATTTCATCATCGAAGGGCAGACGTTGGAAGTAAAAGAAAATATCGTTGCTAATACCAGCAGCGGCTCTACCTGGGAAAATTTCCAGGAATCATTCAAAACCAATCTTCACCATCCGCTTGCTTTATTATTAGCACAAATTGTCACTATCATTATGACTGCAAGACTTTTCGGGTGGATTTGTATGAAAATAAAACAGCCTACTGTAATCGGGGAAATGATTGCGGGTATTGTGCTGGGACCATCACTTGTGGGAATGTATTTTCCAGAGTTTTCGGCGTTTCTTTTCCCCAAAGAGTCATTAGGTAATCTACAGTTTCTGAGTCAGATAGGTCTTATTCTTTTTATGTACATCGTAGGAATGGAGCTGGATCTGAGTGTATTAAGAAAAAAAGCTCACGATGCAGTGGTGATCAGCCATGCCAGTATTATTATTCCTTTTGCATTAGGAATTGGGCTTTCTTATTTCGTTTATCAGGAATTTGCACCGGACGGTATCCAGTTTACTTCTTTTGCCTTATTCATCGCTATTTCGATGAGTATTACAGCATTCCCGGTACTGGCGAGAATTGTGCAGGAAAGAAACCTTCAGAAAACTAAGCTCGGAACCATTGTTATTACCTGTGCTGCAGCCGATGATATTACGGCATGGTGTATTCTTGCTGCTGTAATTGCTATTGTAAAAGCAGGCTCTTTCACAAGCTCTATCTATGTGATCATTATGGCTATTGCCTATGTATTTTTAATGATAAAAATTGTCAGACCATTCCTGAAAAGAATCGGAGACCTACAGGCAGGAAAAAATAGCATCAGCAAGCCAATGGTCGCTATTTTCTTTCTGACTCTGATCTTATCTGCATATGCTACTGAAGTAATCGGTATTCACGCTTTATTCGGAGCTTTTATGGCAGGTGCTATTATGCCGGAGAACACAAAATTCCGTACACTCTTTATTGATAAAGTAGAAGATGTGGCTTTGGTACTTTTGCTTCCGTTGTTCTTTGTGTTTACGGGACTTCGTACCCAGATCGGACTTCTAAATGACAGTCATCTGTGGATGACAGCCGGATTTATTATTCTGACTGCTGTTCTCGGAAAATTTGCAGGAAGTTCACTCACAGCCAGATTTGTAGGCATTAACTGGAAAGAAAGCCTAACAATCGGAGCTTTGATGAATACAAGAGGTCTTATGGAGCTTATTGTCCTGAACATTGGATATGATCTCGGCGTTTTAAGCCCTGAAATTTTTGCAATGCTTGTGATTATGGCACTTTTCACCACTTTCATGACAGGCCCTGCGTTAGACTTCATTAATTTTATTTTTAAATCTAAAAAAAATCAGGACGAGCCACTTCACGAAAACGATTCTAAATACAGAGTTCTTCTCTCTTTTGATAAGCCGGAATCCGGAAGCACCTTGTTGAAGCTTGCACATAATTTCACTCATAAAATGAACGGCAATAAAAGCATCACTGCTATGAATATTGCTCCGGTAGATGAGATGCATGCGTATGATATCAATGAGTATGAAGATTCTCAGTTTCAGAACGTGATTGAAACGTCTCATGATCTTAATCTGGAGGTGACTACCTTATTCAAAGCCTCTACCGATATTGAAAGTGATCTTACCAGTATTACCAATAAAGGACATTATGACCTTCTACTGATTATGCTTGGAAAATCAATGTATGAAGGAAGTTTATTAGGACGATTACTTGGCTTTACAACGAAGATCATTAATCCTGAAAAGCTTCTGAATACGGTAAAAGGGAAAGGAAATATATTCAACAATTCTCCTTTTGACGATTTTACCCTTCAAATTCTGGACAAAACCAATATTCCGGTGGGAATTTTAGTAGAAAAAGATTTTAAAGCGGCAGACAAAGTATTTGTTCCGATCTTTAATCTGAGTGATTTTTATCTTCTTGAATATGCTAAAAGGCTGATCAATAACAATAATTCTCAGATTATTATTCTGGATGCCGCAGGACAGATCCGCAATAATATTGAAGTAAAAGAACTGATAAGAAGTATAGAGCAGGTAGCTCCCAATCACATCACCCTGTACAACGAGAAAAAGATTGAGAAAGATTTCCTGAATGCTCAGGATCTGA
The nucleotide sequence above comes from Chryseobacterium sp. 7. Encoded proteins:
- a CDS encoding cation:proton antiporter, which produces MNLGKYKNLIFYITTIAVFSCLMYYFIIEGQTLEVKENIVANTSSGSTWENFQESFKTNLHHPLALLLAQIVTIIMTARLFGWICMKIKQPTVIGEMIAGIVLGPSLVGMYFPEFSAFLFPKESLGNLQFLSQIGLILFMYIVGMELDLSVLRKKAHDAVVISHASIIIPFALGIGLSYFVYQEFAPDGIQFTSFALFIAISMSITAFPVLARIVQERNLQKTKLGTIVITCAAADDITAWCILAAVIAIVKAGSFTSSIYVIIMAIAYVFLMIKIVRPFLKRIGDLQAGKNSISKPMVAIFFLTLILSAYATEVIGIHALFGAFMAGAIMPENTKFRTLFIDKVEDVALVLLLPLFFVFTGLRTQIGLLNDSHLWMTAGFIILTAVLGKFAGSSLTARFVGINWKESLTIGALMNTRGLMELIVLNIGYDLGVLSPEIFAMLVIMALFTTFMTGPALDFINFIFKSKKNQDEPLHENDSKYRVLLSFDKPESGSTLLKLAHNFTHKMNGNKSITAMNIAPVDEMHAYDINEYEDSQFQNVIETSHDLNLEVTTLFKASTDIESDLTSITNKGHYDLLLIMLGKSMYEGSLLGRLLGFTTKIINPEKLLNTVKGKGNIFNNSPFDDFTLQILDKTNIPVGILVEKDFKAADKVFVPIFNLSDFYLLEYAKRLINNNNSQIIILDAAGQIRNNIEVKELIRSIEQVAPNHITLYNEKKIEKDFLNAQDLMLISSKSWKNLIDTKSLWLSDIPSTLIISNP
- a CDS encoding LytR/AlgR family response regulator transcription factor: MIKCVILDDELLAISYLKLLCEQIDNVEVVKAFNDPKIFLNEIDSLDCNLCILDIEMPGMTGLQVAEIISGSKKIIFTTAYKEYAAEAFDLNVVDYVRKPIKKERLIQAFEKAKELVEDPPKKTFIEWNTNIGKTVIFTEQISYIKTSEIDSRDKDIILSDGTTIVLKNLNFKNLLEMLPAKDFAQVNKKEIIALSFIKVFSTNEIITTIPTEDHTFLKLQIGDAYKNSLMELFGK
- a CDS encoding histidine kinase, whose amino-acid sequence is MEGNYYMIHDYLIFIGVFAIFLFLTVSIYLFSQNQKLKQRNTKLSETNKLIEQRLNEVRLEHIGTKLNPHLFKNILNSVQSHAYQTYMSLDKLANVLDYILYESNNKYVSPKEELNFALSLIEINKIKINPLFDFRIKSRINKSDALYEEKVFAPLISVDLIENAFKHTDFLAQDSFISIYMELENGIFTMKVSNKASLKNILEKEKSGFGSQSFDQRLKMIYSTYYQLERSSKNGIFTAELKINLGEFYDKMRYSG
- a CDS encoding alanine dehydrogenase, whose protein sequence is MSTNIFTPFTEEELMPKEEKLEVIKKGKQFSIGIPKETCLNERRTCITPDAVQVLVEHGHEIIIEAGAGEGSFFTDLQYSESGAKITNDPKEAFGQDLILKVNPPTEDEIEYMKPNTYLVSALQINLRDKEYFLKLAEKKINAIAFEFIVDEYKQLALVRLIGEIAGTVSILYASELLALSNGLMLGGITGVRPAEVVVLGAGIVGEFATKAAIGLGASVKVFDNSLSKLRRLHTIVDSRVPTSIIDPKELSKSLRRADVVIGALPRLNMTPIVTEDMVMKMKKGSVIIDITIDNGKVIETSELTTMEDPYVIKHGVIHCGLPNLTSRMPRTTTKAISNFFLSYILNYDEEGGFENMLIRKNEMKQSLYMYKGRHTKKIICDRFGLTYHDINLLIF
- the tsaE gene encoding tRNA (adenosine(37)-N6)-threonylcarbamoyltransferase complex ATPase subunit type 1 TsaE, producing MQFKIKQIEDWQEVVDSIIPQLKHNILLLKGNLGAGKTTFTQFLLKNMGSKDEVNSPTYSIVNEYNTEKGKVYHFDLYRLKNIEEVYDIGIEEYLDNSFLCIIEWPEVYEEELYGLNYHTMSIVNTGENREISFD
- a CDS encoding YciI family protein; this translates as MKEFMFYIRNAGDAKMALSANEHLAFIKKCEVYITRLKNENMLIAAQPIIREGFILSKDNEAWVKTPVDPNKEVHVGYYHIRANTMDEAIEIAKENPEFEYVPSATIEIRPIKMKEEETDFIYPSN
- the dnaG gene encoding DNA primase, producing MISKQTIDKIFSTIRVEEIVGEYVQLKRAGSNYKGLSPFHEEKSPSFVVSPSKQIWKDFSTGKGGTAISFLMEIENFTYPEALRHAAKKYGIEIEEDLREISEEAKNAQTEKDLLYKIHEVANTYFQEILWDDHEGRSIGLSYFKERELKDDIIKKFQLGYSPEKKNAFTTYALEKGYTKEILERSGLSIFPENTPAGVDRFRERVIFPIHSFSGRVLGFGARILKNNVKTAKYLNSPETEIYHKSNVLYGLNQSKQAISRKNGCLLVEGYMDVISLHMSGIENVVASSGTSLTTEQIKLIKRLTENVTILFDGDNAGIKASFRSIDMLLTEGMNIRVLLFPDGDDPDSFARKHPQEYVEKYIENEAMDFIDFKAEILLKDIGNDPIKKAEAIRDIVKSVSFVQNALKREVYLKEVSNKFGLSEQSLFNELDVQKQITQNQTHHVQQQQKEKTAAPKMEVVPLDQEKEDPFLYDVLFMENKLVEHMLAFGDIILKRRNEQGEEYQITVIEEILHHFEEEQYAFLVKGNEIIITQVREGIQKDELRSGNFFVSFMDEEITTKVVDALIPLDELENWASRNIYPPNYGDKVADQIQGDVLLHKYRYIDYLITETDKELDIYRDTDEGKYYELIKKITLLKQASMRLSNIIEYSPIKGIYGRKR
- the clpP gene encoding ATP-dependent Clp endopeptidase proteolytic subunit ClpP, whose translation is MDIKKEFRDFSVKHLGNNGLVTDQYMGMYGPTNLTPYIMEERRLNVAQMDVFSRLMMDRIIFLGTGIDDQVANIVTAQLLFLESADPSKDIQIYINSPGGSVYAGLGIYDTMQIIKPDVATICTGMAASMGAVLLVAGEKGKRSALKHSRVMIHQPSGGAQGVASDMEINLREMLKLKQELYEIIGHHSGQTYEWVEKSSDRDYWMTSEEAKGYGMVDEVLQRSTEKK